One region of Flavobacterium pisciphilum genomic DNA includes:
- a CDS encoding aromatic ring-hydroxylating oxygenase subunit alpha: MTKNLNYIDETVYQDEKSLFFNESWILVAHKNELLNTNDFVTFEYFGNKIFIQNFNGTIKSFQNVCLHRFNTIHEEPCGNRVSSCLYHNWTYGKKGNVIGLMCRNSFEKDDISGLKLKEYEVGNCGDFFFIKLNDKLEQNLEQYLGSIFNPLEEISRHFGVKTIDYTIEHKVNWKLLVENVLECYHCTSVHENSFAKMGFGSVAPEKFDFYDAHSWCEFPKSEDVKQNKIIEKALASRTFKTQGYLHFYIYPNAFISSVEGKGFYFGFMLPESPSKTNLRVRYFSPKFDKDLSESEMNIIDFINNSSNESLDLVLNEDKKIAENIQSNLVNFKDSSPIFGDEEFRILKFYEYFNAQKELKNI, translated from the coding sequence ATGACGAAAAATCTAAACTATATAGATGAAACAGTTTATCAAGATGAGAAGTCGTTGTTTTTTAATGAATCTTGGATACTAGTTGCTCATAAAAATGAATTATTAAATACTAACGATTTTGTGACTTTTGAGTATTTTGGAAATAAAATTTTTATCCAAAATTTTAATGGCACAATAAAATCTTTTCAGAATGTATGTTTGCATAGATTTAATACAATTCATGAAGAGCCTTGTGGTAATAGAGTTTCCTCTTGCTTATATCATAATTGGACTTATGGAAAAAAGGGTAATGTAATTGGATTAATGTGTCGAAATTCATTTGAGAAAGATGATATAAGTGGATTAAAGCTCAAAGAATATGAAGTTGGTAATTGTGGCGATTTCTTTTTTATAAAACTAAATGATAAGTTAGAGCAAAATCTAGAGCAATATTTAGGTAGTATATTTAATCCATTAGAAGAAATAAGTAGACATTTTGGAGTAAAAACAATTGATTATACGATTGAACATAAAGTAAATTGGAAACTTTTAGTCGAAAATGTTTTGGAGTGTTATCACTGTACTTCAGTTCACGAAAACTCGTTTGCAAAAATGGGATTTGGATCTGTTGCTCCAGAAAAATTTGATTTTTACGATGCTCATAGTTGGTGTGAATTTCCAAAATCTGAAGATGTAAAACAAAACAAAATTATAGAAAAAGCTTTAGCTAGTAGAACTTTTAAAACACAAGGATATTTACATTTTTATATCTATCCCAATGCATTTATAAGTTCAGTAGAAGGTAAAGGTTTTTATTTTGGATTTATGCTTCCAGAATCTCCCTCTAAAACAAATTTAAGAGTACGTTACTTCTCTCCTAAATTTGACAAAGACTTAAGTGAATCAGAAATGAATATTATTGATTTTATTAATAATAGTTCTAATGAATCTTTGGATTTAGTTTTAAATGAAGATAAAAAAATAGCTGAAAATATTCAATCAAACTTAGTGAATTTTAAAGATAGTTCTCCAATATTTGGTGATGAAGAATTTAGAATTTTGAAGTTTTATGAATATTTTAATGCCCAAAAAGAATTAAAAAATATATAA
- a CDS encoding SDR family NAD(P)-dependent oxidoreductase, which translates to MNPFDLSGKKILVTGASSGIGYETCLAITRQGGTFIAIARRKDFLEKLIEECGSENSFIAADLSKMDDIKAIVDTIANIDGIVHSAGIVSLAPVKFYSEELMNEMRAINFDSIAYLINLIFKKKKINKGSSIVLVSSIAGLFGMKGNGIYAASKGALIAISKVWASEFATSKTRVNCVSPGMVKTEITSKSIEDLSLEVIQQDEKKYPLGYGDPIQVANPIVFLLSEASSWITGQNIVLDGGRTSTI; encoded by the coding sequence ATGAATCCATTTGATTTATCAGGAAAGAAAATATTAGTAACTGGAGCATCTTCGGGTATCGGTTACGAAACTTGTTTAGCAATAACAAGACAAGGGGGAACTTTTATAGCAATAGCGAGACGTAAAGATTTTCTTGAAAAATTAATTGAAGAATGTGGTAGTGAAAATAGTTTTATAGCTGCAGATTTATCCAAAATGGATGATATTAAAGCTATTGTTGATACTATTGCTAATATAGATGGAATTGTACATTCAGCTGGAATTGTATCATTGGCACCCGTTAAATTTTATTCAGAAGAATTAATGAATGAGATGCGAGCAATAAATTTTGATTCAATTGCTTATCTGATAAATTTAATTTTCAAAAAGAAGAAAATAAATAAAGGAAGTTCAATTGTTTTGGTATCATCAATTGCAGGGTTGTTTGGAATGAAAGGAAATGGAATTTATGCTGCAAGTAAAGGAGCATTAATTGCAATTTCGAAAGTTTGGGCCAGTGAGTTTGCAACAAGTAAAACACGTGTAAATTGTGTTTCGCCTGGGATGGTTAAAACTGAAATAACATCAAAGTCGATTGAAGATTTGTCTTTAGAAGTAATTCAACAAGATGAAAAAAAATATCCTTTGGGTTATGGAGACCCAATTCAAGTTGCAAATCCAATAGTGTTTTTATTGTCAGAAGCAAGTAGTTGGATTACGGGGCAAAATATAGTTTTAGACGGAGGAAGAACTTCAACGATATAA
- a CDS encoding ketoacyl-ACP synthase III has product MKANIKAISYYLPEAILSNDLINREFPEWDIEKISSKTGINSRRISADDEFSSDMAIKAAEKLFVEHNIDKSTIDFLLFCTQSPDYFLPTTACIIQERLGLNTTIGALDFNLGCSGFVYGLSLAKGLIAGGMAKNVLLVTSETYSKFIHPKDKSNKTIFGDAAAATLISSEEGFCSIGNFIFGTDGKGAENLIVKQGGMRFPVLKESEDVTDEFGNVRNDKNLFMNGAEIFNFTGEFVPKLTEAILEKSNLTKDNIDLFIFHQANKYMLNYLRKKIKIPEDKFFIAMEDCGNTVSSTIPIALYEAQKQGKVGNCKNLILAGFGVGYSWAACNLIVE; this is encoded by the coding sequence ATGAAAGCGAATATAAAAGCCATTTCATATTATTTACCTGAAGCTATTTTATCGAATGATTTAATTAATCGGGAGTTTCCTGAATGGGATATTGAAAAAATCAGTTCAAAGACAGGAATTAATTCCAGACGTATAAGTGCTGATGATGAATTTTCGTCGGATATGGCTATTAAAGCTGCCGAGAAATTGTTTGTAGAACACAATATAGATAAGTCAACTATTGATTTTTTATTGTTTTGTACTCAGAGCCCTGATTATTTTTTACCAACTACAGCATGTATTATTCAAGAAAGATTAGGTTTGAATACTACCATAGGGGCATTAGATTTTAATTTAGGGTGCTCAGGGTTTGTTTATGGACTGAGCTTGGCAAAAGGATTAATTGCTGGCGGAATGGCTAAGAATGTATTGTTGGTTACTTCAGAAACATACTCAAAATTTATTCATCCAAAAGACAAAAGCAATAAAACTATTTTTGGAGATGCAGCTGCGGCTACATTAATAAGTAGTGAGGAAGGATTCTGTTCTATTGGGAATTTTATTTTTGGTACGGATGGGAAAGGAGCAGAGAATCTAATTGTTAAGCAAGGAGGAATGCGTTTTCCTGTTTTGAAAGAAAGCGAAGATGTTACGGATGAATTTGGAAACGTTCGAAATGATAAGAATTTATTTATGAACGGAGCTGAAATTTTCAACTTTACAGGAGAGTTTGTCCCTAAACTTACCGAGGCCATTCTTGAAAAGTCTAATTTAACCAAAGACAATATTGATTTATTTATTTTTCATCAAGCTAATAAGTACATGCTTAATTATTTGAGAAAAAAAATAAAAATTCCAGAAGATAAATTTTTTATTGCAATGGAAGATTGTGGTAATACAGTTTCATCAACAATTCCAATCGCTTTATATGAAGCTCAAAAACAAGGAAAAGTTGGTAATTGTAAAAATTTAATACTAGCAGGATTTGGTGTGGGATATTCTTGGGCTGCTTGTAATTTAATAGTAGAATAA
- a CDS encoding acetyltransferase — MKDLIIIGARGFGREVYDLSKQCSGYNTEYIIKGFLDDKSDALVDFENYPEIISSVEGYEIQEDDVFVCALGSVKWKKYYVELMLAKGAKFINLIHPSTILNTNAIIGSGLIAFMNSNISNDCVIEDFVTIQGYVGLGHDTKIGKWSHLNAYSFTGGFVILEEEVCLNTRATVLPNVIVRKGATIGASSLVIKNVKENTTVFGVPAKRLEF; from the coding sequence ATGAAGGATCTAATAATAATAGGAGCAAGAGGTTTTGGACGAGAGGTGTATGATTTGTCAAAACAATGTTCTGGATATAATACAGAATATATTATAAAAGGTTTTTTGGATGATAAATCGGATGCGTTAGTTGATTTTGAAAATTATCCTGAAATTATTTCATCTGTGGAAGGGTATGAAATTCAAGAGGATGATGTTTTTGTTTGTGCATTAGGAAGTGTAAAATGGAAGAAATATTATGTAGAGCTAATGTTGGCCAAAGGAGCTAAATTTATTAATTTAATTCATCCCTCGACAATCTTAAATACAAATGCAATTATTGGGAGTGGTTTAATTGCTTTTATGAACTCAAATATTAGTAATGATTGTGTAATTGAAGATTTTGTTACCATACAAGGTTATGTAGGGTTAGGGCATGACACCAAGATTGGTAAGTGGTCGCATTTAAATGCATATAGTTTTACTGGAGGTTTTGTAATACTGGAAGAAGAAGTTTGTTTAAATACTCGCGCAACAGTATTACCCAATGTTATTGTTCGTAAAGGAGCTACAATTGGAGCTTCAAGTTTGGTGATTAAAAATGTTAAAGAGAATACAACTGTTTTTGGAGTTCCTGCAAAAAGGCTAGAATTTTAA
- a CDS encoding glycosyltransferase, with protein sequence MKDQNSIILNWKGNQEQPLVSILCDAFNHEKFIRETLEGFLNQETNFPFEIIIHDDASTDKTVSVIKEFVDQYPLIIKPIFQKENQYSKKINFWSDVTFPMAQGKYIALCEGDDYWMDTSKLQKQVDFLENNDDYAITWTDFYTKKGDELVPNNFNTTLPPVYTIDFNNLFVPYCTYTLTCMFKKSAVDPLDYKKFAYGKDNTLFSLALCNGKGAYLNFQSAVYRWHPGGVYSLRTPFFQRYSSYLNVKEIYEFIPEARTNNIKKVKKSLLKYSALEALKLLKDKNQDKTEPKKAIKEFLAQASFFAKIKFLWRYIKSKI encoded by the coding sequence ATGAAAGATCAAAATAGTATTATTTTAAATTGGAAAGGTAACCAAGAGCAACCTTTGGTAAGTATCTTATGTGATGCCTTTAATCATGAAAAATTTATTCGTGAAACTCTAGAAGGTTTTTTAAATCAAGAAACAAATTTTCCTTTTGAAATAATTATTCATGATGATGCTTCTACAGATAAAACAGTATCAGTTATTAAGGAATTTGTTGATCAATATCCATTAATAATTAAACCTATTTTCCAAAAAGAAAATCAATATTCTAAAAAGATAAATTTCTGGAGTGATGTTACTTTCCCTATGGCACAAGGAAAATACATAGCTTTGTGTGAAGGAGATGATTATTGGATGGATACATCAAAATTGCAAAAACAAGTTGATTTTCTTGAGAACAATGATGATTACGCAATTACATGGACAGATTTCTATACTAAAAAAGGAGATGAATTAGTTCCTAATAATTTTAACACCACTTTGCCGCCAGTTTATACAATTGATTTTAATAATCTTTTTGTACCTTATTGTACCTATACGTTGACTTGTATGTTCAAGAAATCGGCTGTGGATCCTTTGGATTATAAGAAATTTGCTTATGGTAAGGATAATACACTTTTTTCATTAGCATTATGTAATGGTAAAGGCGCTTATTTAAATTTTCAGAGTGCAGTTTATAGATGGCACCCTGGGGGGGTATATTCTTTAAGAACTCCTTTTTTTCAACGATACTCATCTTATCTTAATGTAAAAGAAATATATGAGTTTATTCCTGAAGCAAGGACAAATAATATTAAAAAAGTTAAGAAGTCATTATTAAAATATTCTGCATTAGAAGCTTTAAAATTACTTAAAGATAAAAATCAGGACAAAACTGAACCTAAAAAAGCAATTAAAGAATTTTTAGCGCAGGCTAGTTTTTTTGCTAAAATAAAATTTCTTTGGCGTTATATTAAATCGAAAATTTAG
- a CDS encoding glycosyltransferase family 2 protein, producing MQTPEISVIMPIYNAGSFLKESIESILNQTHTDFELLLLNDKSTDNSLEIILEYKQKDSRVVVIDKQSNVGPANIRNEGILIAKGKFIALMDADDIALPNRFEKQIAIFKKYPEIGVCGSWFTFFGAKKNTVTHSEKHDDIKISFLHSCSIGNPTVMLRKDALSGLNFDNSFTISEDYDLWTRLITKTNFYNIQESLLQYRWHSNNISKTRIINEAEAIRRIKINQLIEFEIESTNPKIDSYLNAISIRRGLLPSEIIEVIKASKFLISQNEKLKKFNHLSLNKHINRTLIRTIRNASKYDISYYNYLKKEESELFQKINKLDRIVLFIKSIIGWKK from the coding sequence ATGCAAACTCCTGAGATCTCTGTTATAATGCCCATCTACAATGCAGGGTCTTTTTTAAAAGAAAGCATAGAAAGCATTCTAAATCAAACACATACAGATTTCGAACTATTACTTTTAAATGATAAATCTACCGATAATAGCTTAGAAATAATCTTAGAATATAAGCAAAAAGATTCTCGAGTTGTTGTTATTGATAAACAATCTAATGTTGGTCCTGCTAATATTAGAAATGAAGGAATTTTAATAGCTAAAGGAAAGTTCATTGCTTTAATGGATGCCGACGATATTGCTTTGCCAAATCGTTTTGAGAAACAGATAGCTATTTTCAAGAAATATCCCGAAATTGGAGTCTGCGGAAGTTGGTTTACTTTTTTTGGAGCAAAAAAAAATACTGTTACACATAGCGAAAAACATGATGATATAAAAATTTCTTTTTTACATAGCTGTAGTATTGGAAATCCAACTGTTATGTTAAGAAAAGATGCCTTGTCTGGTTTAAATTTTGATAATTCATTTACAATTTCAGAAGATTATGATTTATGGACTCGATTAATAACCAAAACTAATTTTTATAACATCCAAGAATCATTACTTCAATATAGATGGCATTCTAATAATATTAGTAAAACTAGAATAATAAATGAAGCTGAAGCTATACGAAGAATAAAAATCAATCAGCTCATAGAATTTGAAATAGAATCCACAAACCCAAAAATAGACTCTTATTTAAATGCAATTTCTATAAGAAGAGGACTCTTACCTTCTGAGATTATCGAAGTAATAAAAGCCTCAAAGTTTTTAATTTCACAAAACGAAAAACTAAAAAAATTCAATCACCTATCACTTAACAAACACATAAACAGAACCTTAATACGCACAATTCGAAACGCTAGTAAATATGACATCTCTTATTATAACTATTTAAAGAAAGAGGAAAGTGAACTCTTTCAAAAAATAAATAAACTAGACAGGATTGTTTTATTCATTAAATCTATAATTGGCTGGAAGAAATAA
- a CDS encoding lipopolysaccharide kinase InaA family protein has protein sequence MNFKINPIFTNETRSILDKIKIFNSSGTLFGNGQRNVIKLFDLDGKKINIKSFKIPNLINKVAYKYFRKSKARRSFEYATILLEKGIGTPQPIAFLENYNWLGLRDSYYVSEHLITELTFRELVEVPEYPDHENILRQFTRFSFGLHERGIEFLDHSPGNTLIKKNTKGDYDFFLVDLNRMEFHDSMTFEMRMKNLCRLTPVKGMVAVMSNEYAKLYGESEQKIFDTLWKYTSDFQEQFYRKKRLKKKLKFWKK, from the coding sequence ATGAATTTTAAAATTAACCCAATTTTCACAAACGAGACTAGATCGATACTAGATAAAATTAAGATTTTTAATAGTTCAGGTACTCTTTTTGGGAATGGACAACGTAACGTTATAAAATTATTCGATTTAGATGGGAAAAAGATTAATATTAAATCTTTTAAAATTCCGAATTTAATAAATAAAGTTGCGTATAAATATTTTCGAAAATCGAAAGCAAGGCGTTCTTTTGAATATGCTACTATTTTATTAGAAAAAGGGATTGGAACTCCACAGCCAATTGCTTTTTTAGAAAATTATAATTGGCTAGGGTTAAGAGATAGTTATTACGTTAGTGAGCATTTAATTACAGAACTTACTTTTAGAGAACTTGTAGAGGTTCCAGAATACCCTGATCACGAAAATATATTGAGACAATTTACGAGATTTAGTTTTGGTTTGCATGAAAGAGGAATTGAATTCTTAGATCATTCTCCAGGAAATACATTAATTAAAAAGAATACTAAGGGAGATTATGATTTCTTCTTAGTTGATTTAAATAGAATGGAATTTCATGATTCTATGACTTTTGAAATGCGAATGAAAAATCTATGCCGTTTAACTCCTGTTAAAGGGATGGTTGCTGTAATGAGTAATGAGTATGCTAAATTGTATGGAGAATCAGAACAAAAAATATTTGACACTTTATGGAAATACACTTCAGATTTTCAAGAGCAATTTTATAGAAAAAAACGATTGAAAAAGAAACTTAAATTTTGGAAGAAGTAA
- a CDS encoding glycosyltransferase family 2 protein — protein MKISGLIITFNEEKNIGKCIDALLKICDEVIVVDSFSKDKTVEIAKEKGAIVIEQSFLGDGPQRTHGLPYCKNDWVLNLDADEFLDKDAEDFILKEKYLEGNYDAFSFRVKNFLADKLINFSGWYPDYKVRFFNRKTAHPSNSIVHQSIVTQREKKVPVHILHYGWESLEQIISKKNQYSTWHAQQLFDQGVRIKFFKPFLNGTVAFVRCYFFKKGVFHGIDGLSIAMIQSFFSYMKYAKLLKLQKQNK, from the coding sequence ATGAAGATTAGTGGCTTGATTATTACTTTCAATGAAGAAAAAAATATTGGAAAATGTATTGATGCTTTATTAAAAATTTGCGATGAAGTTATTGTTGTAGATTCTTTTAGTAAAGATAAAACAGTTGAAATAGCGAAAGAAAAAGGAGCCATTGTTATTGAGCAATCTTTTTTGGGAGATGGCCCCCAACGTACACATGGTTTGCCTTATTGCAAGAATGATTGGGTTCTTAATCTTGATGCCGATGAGTTTTTAGATAAGGATGCAGAAGATTTTATTTTAAAAGAAAAATATTTAGAAGGTAATTATGATGCTTTTAGTTTTAGAGTGAAAAATTTTTTGGCAGATAAGCTTATAAATTTTTCAGGATGGTATCCAGATTATAAAGTTCGGTTTTTTAATAGAAAGACAGCACACCCTTCAAATTCAATTGTACACCAAAGTATAGTTACCCAAAGAGAGAAAAAAGTACCAGTACACATACTGCATTATGGGTGGGAATCTCTAGAACAAATTATCTCAAAAAAGAATCAATACTCTACTTGGCATGCGCAACAGCTTTTTGATCAAGGGGTAAGAATAAAATTTTTCAAGCCATTTCTTAATGGTACTGTTGCTTTTGTCCGTTGTTATTTTTTTAAGAAAGGAGTTTTTCACGGAATAGATGGGTTGTCAATTGCGATGATTCAGAGTTTCTTTTCTTATATGAAATATGCAAAACTTTTAAAGCTTCAAAAGCAAAATAAATAA
- a CDS encoding glycosyltransferase family 9 protein, protein MKILIIQQKRIGDVLISTILCNNLKKKYPNSTIDFMCYSNCTDVLIGNPNIDSVIVLENKIRKSYLSLFNFIFKIRANKYDVLIDVYGKLETNLITIFSGADYKISYYKWYSSLFYNHNIKRFDNTVETNHGLAIDNRLSLLKPLNLDTDSIDPFPKLYVSKDENNEAIALLDKHEVRKDRKIVMISLLGSEKSKTYPLEYMAKVVDYVAENKDVTILFNYFPNQIEDAQKIFNLCSKSAQEKIHFDLLGNNLRSFIGIMNQCDVIIGNDGGAINMAKALNKPSFIIFSPYVKKNDWATFEDGLRNISVHLNDFKPELINENLPHKEIKNNFAQLYQQFTPELFKDQIDFFMKQNL, encoded by the coding sequence ATGAAAATATTAATCATACAACAAAAAAGAATTGGTGACGTACTAATTAGTACAATTCTTTGTAACAATCTTAAAAAAAAATATCCCAACTCGACTATAGACTTCATGTGCTATTCTAATTGTACAGATGTTCTAATAGGAAATCCAAATATCGATTCGGTAATAGTATTAGAAAACAAAATAAGAAAGTCCTACCTGTCGTTATTTAATTTCATTTTTAAAATAAGAGCTAATAAGTATGATGTATTAATTGATGTTTATGGCAAATTAGAAACTAATTTAATAACCATTTTTTCTGGCGCTGATTATAAAATATCGTACTACAAATGGTACTCCTCTTTATTTTACAATCATAATATAAAGCGATTTGACAATACTGTCGAAACAAATCATGGATTAGCTATAGACAATAGACTTTCATTATTGAAACCTTTAAATTTAGATACTGATTCAATAGACCCTTTTCCGAAATTATATGTAAGTAAAGACGAAAACAATGAAGCAATTGCTCTTCTAGATAAACATGAAGTAAGGAAAGATCGAAAAATTGTAATGATAAGTCTTTTGGGAAGCGAAAAATCAAAAACTTATCCTCTGGAATATATGGCAAAAGTAGTAGACTATGTTGCTGAGAATAAAGACGTGACTATTCTTTTTAATTATTTCCCAAATCAAATTGAAGATGCTCAAAAAATATTCAATTTATGCTCAAAAAGTGCCCAAGAAAAAATCCATTTTGATTTATTAGGCAACAACTTAAGATCATTTATAGGTATAATGAATCAGTGTGACGTAATCATAGGTAATGATGGTGGGGCAATTAATATGGCTAAAGCATTAAACAAACCTTCTTTTATAATCTTTTCACCATATGTAAAGAAAAATGATTGGGCAACCTTCGAAGATGGACTGCGAAATATTTCAGTGCATTTGAATGATTTTAAACCTGAGTTAATTAATGAAAATTTACCCCACAAGGAAATTAAAAATAATTTTGCTCAACTTTACCAACAATTCACTCCTGAATTATTCAAAGATCAGATTGATTTTTTCATGAAACAAAATCTCTAA
- a CDS encoding glycosyltransferase family 2 protein — protein sequence MSQNVVVPKISVLAFCFNEENNIKKLIENVSFANEIILIDDKSTDQTVTIAKELGATVIEQTTTDKTQQQNLAINQAKNDWILLLNTNEYLSPELKDEILIKTSNPQGNKLYHIKQTLFFFKKKIKHGEFNNKKRIFIFDKKRHSFSDDVKKEADLTFLKKSSTLKNRIDSYAYKSFDEYNHQLSLLSKKEALELYAKNVKPNFYHFLMKPFFSFINQYFIKLGFLDGKEGYILAYINSFAVLKRYLTLWLAHNKME from the coding sequence ATGTCCCAAAATGTAGTAGTTCCAAAAATTAGTGTTTTGGCATTTTGTTTTAACGAGGAAAATAATATAAAGAAACTCATTGAGAATGTTTCGTTTGCTAATGAAATTATCCTTATAGATGACAAAAGTACAGATCAAACAGTGACTATTGCAAAAGAGCTTGGTGCAACTGTTATTGAACAAACTACTACAGACAAAACTCAACAGCAAAATTTAGCAATCAATCAAGCTAAAAACGATTGGATACTATTATTGAACACGAATGAATATCTTTCTCCTGAGCTTAAAGATGAAATTTTAATTAAAACCTCTAATCCTCAAGGCAATAAGCTATACCACATCAAACAAACTTTATTTTTCTTTAAAAAGAAAATAAAACACGGAGAGTTTAACAACAAAAAAAGAATTTTTATTTTTGATAAAAAAAGACATTCTTTTTCTGACGATGTAAAAAAAGAAGCGGATTTGACATTTTTAAAAAAGTCATCCACATTAAAAAACAGAATAGACTCTTACGCATATAAAAGTTTTGACGAATACAATCATCAATTAAGTTTATTAAGTAAAAAGGAAGCTTTAGAATTATACGCTAAAAATGTAAAACCAAATTTTTATCATTTCTTAATGAAACCTTTTTTTAGCTTCATAAACCAGTACTTTATTAAACTAGGCTTCCTAGATGGTAAAGAAGGCTATATCCTTGCTTACATAAACTCATTTGCGGTTCTAAAACGCTATTTAACACTTTGGCTAGCACACAATAAAATGGAATAG